Genomic DNA from Bacteroidales bacterium WCE2008:
GATTGGTCTTTTTAGACCTGCTTCTTTGGTTGGCTCGCCTGGACGTTCTAGGCTATAACATGTGAAACGATCTTCTCCGACGACGTTCACTGAACCAGGAGTAGCTATGTCATCTGTATTTTCCCCGTCTCGTTCTACGATAATAAGGCCATCACATTCCTCTGAGACGTCGGCATTGGTTAGAAGTTCTTCGTTAGAATACCCAAAACATGAAGCCACCGTGGGAACTACATAATTCACAATGTATATTTTATTATCGTCTTTTCCATCTGATCCGAGGTATTGTCCGTTCTTAGTATAATAATCACCAAATTCCCTTCCATCCGGATCGACCAAATTAATTGGATTACTGTTGCAATATACATACGGGCTGATGCTGTAGTACTTCTCGCAGAGAGGGTCAATCGTCATCCAGCGCATGTTGGACGGCGAGTACATCCTTGCTCCGAAGTCGTACAGGCCGAGTCAGTTTTTAATCACCTATCAAAGAAATTGAAGTCATATATATTGATCCTTATATCGCCATCTACATATAATCTTTTTCCATCCAGATACC
This window encodes:
- a CDS encoding RHS repeat-associated core domain-containing protein gives rise to the protein MYSPSNMRWMTIDPLCEKYYSISPYVYCNSNPINLVDPDGREFGDYYTKNGQYLGSDGKDDNKIYIVNYVVPTVASCFGYSNEELLTNADVSEECDGLIIVERDGENTDDIATPGSVNVVGEDRFTCYSLERPGEPTKEAGLKRPIPVGLYNTEPRAEGKISGAFAFRIYNEDKTSENYVPIKRGILGHIGNKPSDSHGCILFGEGASGNHYITGSKNAMGKFESFYKGKDKVKMIVK